A portion of the Ricinus communis isolate WT05 ecotype wild-type chromosome 10, ASM1957865v1, whole genome shotgun sequence genome contains these proteins:
- the LOC8264920 gene encoding protein FAR-RED IMPAIRED RESPONSE 1: MRGRNQHVVHDMVNLQDNVPVGDTVGENRVDVVDEAQNGDGVVANFPKRATAMFGEETEFEPCNGIEFESHEAAYSFYQEYAKSMGFTTSIKNSRRSKKSKEFIDAKFACSRYGVTPESDASNSRRSSVKKTDCKASMHVKRRPDGKWIIHEFVKEHNHELLPALAYHFRIHRNVKLAEKNNIDILHAVSERTRKMYVEMSRQSGGCQNVAFVENDINSQFEKGRNLALDEGDAHVLLEYFKRIKKESPNFFYALDLNEEQRLRNLFWVDAKSRKDYMSFDDVVSFDTFYVKYHEKLPYAPFVGVNHHCQPILLGCALLADESTSTFVWLLRMWLRAMGGKAPKVIVTDMDKTLKAAIEEVFPNTRHCFSLWHILEKMQETLAHVIKWHDDFLPEFNKCVFKSWTDEEFDMRWWTMVTQFELQDDEWVQSLYDDRKKWVPTYMGNTFLAGVSATQRSESMNAFFDKYIHRKITLKEFMKQYKVILQNRHEEEAIADFDTSHKQPALKSPSPWEKQMSILYTHAIFKKFQTEVLGVVGCHPKKESEDGTHVTFRVQDCEKNEYFLVSWDQTKSAVSCLCRLFEYKGFLCRHALIVLQICGLSSIPTNYILKRWTKDAKSKQPMAEGTERVLSRVQRYNALCKLAIEMSEEGSSCEASYNIAFRTLVEALKNCVNVNNSNNSLAESGGLFLAHREAEEESQGNLATKSSKKKNPIRKRKVQSDSDLMLVEAQDSLQQMENLGTDGITLNGFYGAQQNVQGLVQLNLMEPPHDGYYVNQQSMQGLGQLNSIAPGHDSFFGTQQSINTLGQYDFRPPTTYIYNLQDDSHLRSSHMHGNAPRHE, from the exons ATGAGAGGAAGGAACCAACATGTGGTTCATGATATGGTCAACCTTCAAGATAATGTGCCTGTTGGAGATACAGTGGGTGAAAACAGGGTTGATGTTGTGGATGAGGCACAAAATGGAGATGGTGTGGTTGCTAATTTTCCCAAAAGGGCTACTGCAATGTTTGGAGAGGAAACGGAATTTGAGCCATGTAATGGAATTGAATTTGAGTCACATGAGGCAGCATACTCCTTTTATCAAGAGTATGCCAAATCTATGGGGTTCACCActtctataaaaaatagtagacgttcaaagaaatcaaaagagTTTATAGATGCCAAATTTGCATGTTCCAGATATGGAGTTACACCAGAATCCGATGCTAGCAATAGTCGGCGATCAAGTGTAAAAAAGACAGATTGCAAAGCAAGTATGCATGTGAAAAGAAGACCAGATGGCAAGTGGATAATTCATGAATTTGTTAAGGAGCATAACCATGAGCTTTTACCAGCCCTAGCATATCATTTTCGGATTCATCGGAATGTAAAATTAGCTGAAAAGAACAATATTGACATCTTGCATGCTGTTAGCGAGCGAACAAGAAAGATGTATGTTGAGATGTCAAGACAGTCTGGTGGGTGTCAAAATGTAGCATTTGTTGAAAATGACATAAATTCTCAGTTTGAGAAAGGACGAAACTTGGCTCTTGACGAAGGAGATGCCCACGTACTACTTGAATATTTCAAGCGCATAAAAAAGGAGAGTCCCAACTTCTTCTATGCATTAGATTTAAATGAAGAGCAGCGTTTGAGAAATTTGTTCTGGGTTGATGCAAAAAGTAGGAAAGATTATATGAGCTTTGATGATGTTGTTTCATTTGATACCTTCTATGTCAAATACCATGAGAAACTGCCATATGCTCCTTTTGTTGGGGTAAATCATCACTGTCAGCCGATATTGCTTGGATGTGCACTTCTTGCAGATGAATCTACATCGACATTTGTTTGGTTACTGAGGATGTGGCTCAGGGCAATGGGTGGGAAGGCTCCTAAAGTTATAGTCACTGATATGGACAAAACCTTAAAGGCAGCAATTGAAGAAGTCTTCCCTAATACCCGGCACTGTTTTTCTCTTTGGCATATACTGGAAAAGATGCAGGAAACTCTTGCTCATGTAATCAAATGGCATGATGATTTTTTGCCAGAATTCAACAAGTGTGTTTTTAAGTCATGGACAGATGAAGAGTTTGATATGAGGTGGTGGACAATGGTCACTCAATTTGAGCTTCAAGATGATGAATGGGTTCAGTCATTATATGATGATCGTAAGAAGTGGGTGCCTACTTACATGGGGAATACATTTCTTGCTGGAGTTTCTGCAACTCAACGTTCTGAAAGTATGAATGCGttctttgataaatatatacataggAAAATAACATTGAAAGAGTTTATGAAACAATACAAAGTCATTTTGCAAAATAGGCATGAGGAGGAGGCCATAGCAGATTTTGATACTTCTCACAAACAGCCTGCCTTAAAATCTCCTTCTCCTTGGGAGAAGCAAATGTCAATCCTTTACACACATGCGATATTCAAGAAATTTCAAACTGAGGTTTTGGGTGTAGTTGGCTGCCATCCCAAAAAGGAAAGTGAAGATGGAACACATGTGACATTTCGAGTTCAAGACTGTGAAAAGAACGAGTACTTTTTGGTGTCATGGGACCAGACAAAGTCAGCGGTGTCTTGTTTATGCCGATTGTTTGAATATAAAGGTTTTCTTTGCAGGCATGCATTGATTGTTCTTCAAATCTGTGGTCTTTCAAGCATCccaactaattatattttgaagaGGTGGACAAAAGATGCAAAGAGCAAGCAGCCAATGGCTGAAGGAACAGAAAGGGTACTTTCTAGGGTGCAACGATATAATGCCTTATGCAAACTAGCCATTGAAATGAGCGAAGAAGGATCATCATGTGAAGCGAGTTACAATATTGCTTTTCGCACACTAGTAGAAGCACTGAAAAATTGTGTGAATGTGAATAATAGTAACAATAGTCTTGCAGAATCTGGTGGCCTATTTTTGGCTCATCGTGAAGCAGAGGAAGAGAGTCAGGGAAATCTTGCTACAAAATCAAGTAAGAAGAAGAATCCGATCAGGAAAAGGAAG GTGCAATCAGATTCGGATCTCATGCTTGTGGAAGCACAAGATAGCTTGCAGCAAATG GAAAATCTAGGAACAGACGGGATTACCCTTAATGGTTTTTATGGTGCACAACAGAACGTGCAGGGACTG GTACAGTTGAACTTAATGGAGCCACCTCATGATGGTTACTATGTCAATCAACAGAGCATGCAAGGGCTG GGGCAATTGAATTCAATAGCTCCAGGCCATGATAGTTTTTTTGGGACCCAGCAAAGCATAAATACCCTG GGGCAATATGATTTTCGGCCTCCAACTACTTACATTTATAACTTGCAG GATGACTCTCATTTGAGATCTTCACACATGCATGGCAATGCTCCAAGACACGAGTGA